The Arachis hypogaea cultivar Tifrunner chromosome 16, arahy.Tifrunner.gnm2.J5K5, whole genome shotgun sequence genome contains a region encoding:
- the LOC112758994 gene encoding uncharacterized protein: protein MMSKLTRNNEIEKLVEIDEIRFGFLRLVPNWSVKQAIMVHLAESYEVKTRTFILDVGNIHLNAELIGCIFGIPSSGDPFPILDDENPSHMAIKKRFHRRTTTEFRFLRLAAWTSESLEKKAQYIISEGGLLNRKEKNKDVEGRSPQVERRKAAQKKNTTKAWTKSFGCTKEGAPSVERASRKQWKDDQLEVQQIHLQLENAHGARRDKKLAQK from the exons ATGATGAGCAAGCTAACTAGAAACAACGAAATTGAGAAGCTTGTGGAGATTGATGAAATCAGATTCGGATTCTTGAGGCTTGTTCCGAATTGGTCGGTGAAGCAGGCAATCATGGTTCACTTGGCCGAGTCGTATGAGGTTAAGACAAGAACTTTTATACTCGACGTTGGGAACATCCACCTCAATGCCGAGTTAATCGGATGCATTTTCGGCATTCCATCTAGTG GCGATCCATTCCCAATCCTGGATGACGAAAATCCATCCCACATGGCCATCAAAAAGAGGTTCCATAGACGGACAACAACTGAATTTCGATTTCTGAGGCTCGCTGCGTGGACCTCAGAAAGTCTAGAAAAGAAGGCTCAATATATTATTTCTGAG GGGGGCCTTTTGaatagaaaggaaaaaaataaagacGTAGAAGGCCGATCACCTCAAGTTGAAAGGAGAAAagcagcacaaaaaaaaaacacaacaaaagCGTGGACGAAAAGCTTCGGTTGCACCAAGG AGGGAGCTCCATCGGTGGAGAGAGCGAGCAGGAAGCAATGGAAAGACGACCAACTGGAAGTACAACAGATCCACCTCCAATTAGAAAACGCTCACGGCGCGCGGAGAGATAAAAAACTAGCCCAAAA ATAA